A region of Acidobacteriota bacterium DNA encodes the following proteins:
- a CDS encoding MBL fold metallo-hydrolase: MLEKIKWLGHASFKITGPPVIYIDPWKLTDGEKADIILITHPHYDHCSPEDIAKIQKEDTIIVATQDTAAKLKGEIKIVKPGDKIRVKDVEIEAVPAYNIGKPFHPKENGWVGYIITINGVHIYHAGDTDFIPEMKDIKADIAFLPVGGTYTMNAEEAARAANTIMPQVAIPMHYGTIVGSIKDAEKFRKLCKVEVRILTPTAP; encoded by the coding sequence ATATAGACCCTTGGAAGTTAACCGATGGAGAGAAAGCGGATATCATCCTAATAACCCATCCGCATTACGATCACTGCTCCCCCGAAGATATAGCTAAGATTCAGAAAGAGGACACGATAATAGTTGCTACTCAGGACACGGCGGCTAAGCTTAAAGGAGAGATCAAAATCGTGAAGCCGGGTGATAAGATCAGGGTTAAGGATGTGGAGATAGAGGCTGTTCCAGCGTACAATATCGGTAAGCCCTTCCATCCCAAGGAGAATGGATGGGTGGGTTACATAATAACCATCAATGGAGTGCACATTTACCACGCTGGCGATACCGATTTCATCCCGGAAATGAAGGATATTAAAGCTGACATTGCCTTTCTTCCCGTCGGCGGGACTTATACGATGAACGCCGAAGAAGCAGCTCGAGCGGCAAACACCATTATGCCCCAGGTAGCAATACCAATGCATTACGGCACCATAGTGGGTTCCATAAAGGATGCGGAGAAGTTCAGAAAGCTTTGTAAGGTTGAGGTAAGGATCTTAACTCCAACTGCTCCTTAA
- the dinB gene encoding DNA polymerase IV: MARVILHVDMDAFFASIEQRDHPELKGKPVIVGADPKGGKGRGVVSACSYEARKYGIHSAMPISYAYFRCPHAHFLPVDMKRYQEVSKRIMRILKRFTPAVEPVSIDEAFLDVTGSIRLFGSGMRIAFLIKEAIRKEEGLTASIGVAPNKLIAKIASSVSKPDGLLEVKPEKVKEFLAPLSIARLYGVGMKLEAKLLRMGIERVGELAKLSEEELTSLFGEMGRKLWEMAQGIDHSPVLPPGKPKSISHEVTFEEDISQKELIEKELLLIAERLARRLRKRGFQGRTITLKFRFPDFTTLTRSKTLSYPLDSAEEIYKEAKCLLSFIKKRRLTARLIGIGISKLEPREKRQLPLFEDKEEKLLEAEDKIADRFGDQAITRASLIDLLRKPPSNSRS, from the coding sequence ATGGCCCGGGTGATTCTCCATGTAGATATGGATGCCTTTTTCGCTTCGATAGAGCAAAGGGACCATCCGGAGTTAAAAGGAAAGCCGGTAATCGTGGGGGCGGACCCCAAAGGAGGAAAGGGGAGGGGAGTAGTTTCCGCTTGTTCTTACGAGGCGAGAAAATACGGCATACACTCCGCCATGCCCATCTCCTACGCCTATTTTCGCTGTCCTCACGCCCACTTTCTTCCCGTCGATATGAAGCGATATCAAGAGGTTTCTAAGAGAATAATGAGGATACTAAAACGCTTCACCCCAGCTGTCGAGCCGGTAAGTATCGACGAAGCCTTCCTCGATGTAACGGGCAGTATCCGCCTGTTCGGCTCCGGAATGAGGATTGCCTTCCTTATCAAAGAGGCAATCCGGAAGGAGGAGGGTTTAACCGCTTCAATAGGGGTGGCTCCCAACAAGCTAATAGCCAAAATCGCCTCTAGCGTCAGCAAGCCTGATGGTCTTCTTGAGGTAAAGCCCGAAAAGGTGAAGGAGTTTTTAGCACCGCTTTCCATAGCCCGACTTTACGGGGTGGGAATGAAGCTTGAGGCAAAACTCCTCCGGATGGGGATCGAAAGGGTAGGAGAGCTGGCTAAACTCTCTGAAGAGGAGCTCACCTCACTCTTTGGAGAGATGGGGCGAAAGCTATGGGAGATGGCTCAGGGGATCGACCACAGCCCGGTGCTTCCTCCAGGGAAGCCGAAGTCCATATCACACGAAGTCACTTTTGAGGAGGATATTTCACAAAAAGAACTCATAGAAAAGGAGCTTCTGCTGATCGCAGAAAGATTAGCCAGACGGCTAAGGAAGCGTGGATTTCAGGGGCGAACCATCACCCTCAAATTTCGCTTCCCCGATTTCACTACCCTAACCAGAAGCAAAACCCTCTCTTATCCTTTGGACTCAGCAGAGGAGATATACAAAGAGGCGAAGTGCCTCCTCTCGTTTATCAAAAAGAGGAGGTTGACTGCTCGTCTTATCGGTATTGGGATAAGTAAATTGGAGCCAAGGGAAAAGCGACAACTCCCCCTTTTTGAGGATAAAGAAGAAAAGTTATTGGAGGCGGAGGATAAAATAGCAGACCGATTTGGCGACCAAGCTATTACCCGTGCCTCCCTTATAGATCTTTTAAGAAAACCACCCTCTAATTCTCGATCTTAG
- a CDS encoding DUF2007 domain-containing protein: MGLKELYTAMGSAEAEVIKGLLEANGIRCLLRGNIAQGVYPFTVNGLGEIKVLVNEEDYERAVKIIKEEKKE; the protein is encoded by the coding sequence ATGGGATTGAAGGAATTATACACTGCAATGGGGTCTGCCGAGGCAGAGGTAATAAAGGGGCTTCTCGAGGCTAATGGCATAAGATGTCTCCTCCGGGGAAACATCGCACAAGGCGTATATCCCTTCACTGTAAATGGACTTGGAGAGATAAAAGTCCTTGTTAATGAGGAGGATTATGAACGAGCAGTAAAAATCATTAAGGAAGAAAAGAAAGAATAA